A window from Sebastes fasciatus isolate fSebFas1 chromosome 22, fSebFas1.pri, whole genome shotgun sequence encodes these proteins:
- the cdca9 gene encoding borealin-2, translating to MTTTRQTRNAGKAQFKDQLSREMRRSRLALFIQQFEKEAQERMNELDSRKENMLATVDKVFKVELMKMPPSLQNTRIGDLIGEEETSASEVSIAMKNESLEMQQPLRRAHSKRVKSTDSSLGQSTPTHRSSSKASKGARGTKKTRTLGGSNSTGNVRGSSVSAKRTQSCLTKTSELTVPDKPKLRSVVSAGDLHCSAAGSAAHITVTTAQGQTVCFSEETKADINFDLLDDVAWCHIQKLTSLMDHLSRRGR from the exons ATGACGACGACAAGACAGACCAGAAACGCTGGAAAGGCGCAGTTTAAAGACCAGCTGAGCcgggagatgaggaggagcagactGGCTCTCTTCATCCAGCAGTTTGAGAAAGAAG CACAGGAGCGGATGAACGAGTTGGACAGCAGGAAGGAGAACATGCTGGCCACGGTGGACAAAGTGTTCAAGGTGGAACTGATGAAGATGCCTCCTTCTCTTCAAAACACGCGCATAGGGGACTTAATAGGCG AGGAGGAGACCTCAGCCAGTGAGGTGAGCATCGCCATGAAG AATGAGTCCCTGGAGATGCAGCAGCCACTCAGGAGGGCGCACAGTAAAAGAG TAAAATCAACTGATTCTTCACTGGGTCAGTCCACCCCAACACACAGGTCCTCATCCAAGGCCTCTAAG GGAGCAAGGGGGACAAAAAAGACGAGAACATTAGGTGGCAGTAACAGCACTGGAAATGTCAG GGGCTCCTCAGTCTCTGCCAAAAGAACTCAAAGCTGCTTGACCAAGACCAGTGAACTGACCGTACCGGACAAACCCAAACTCAG GTCTGTCGTCTCTGCTGGTGATCTGCATTGTTCAGCGGCAGGCTCTGCTGCACACATCACTGTTACCACAGCACAGGGACAG ACTGTATGCTTTTCTGAAGAGACGAAGGCGGATATTAACTTTGACTTGCTGGATGATGTGGCATGGTGCCATATTCAGAAGCTCACg AGTCTGATGGACCATCTGTCGAGGCGAGGTCGATGA
- the plin2 gene encoding perilipin-2 has translation MAAAAVITDQNVVERVTSLPLVSSTYDLVSSVYTNTKDTHPYIKTVCEVAEQGVRTITSVALTTASPIIGKLEPQIAMANNLACKGLDKIEKTLPILHQPSEQIVSSAKGVVTSAKDVVTGTVSGAKDTVSGTLTSVVDRTRGAVQDGMDKTRAVVSGSVSTVLESRVARMVSSGVDTALSTSESLVEQYLPLTEDELELEAKTVKGFDRKEPSYYVRLGSLSTKLRKRAYTTAVAKIRDGKQRSMGFISELNSTVDLIEYGRKNINGANQMVNDKLNSLVAWKSNGPTQENGHEAEVIESRTLTLARSLTHQLQTTCLVLVSGLQGLPNHIQQEVLSLSHLATQVYSGFSKANALGDLPDSVLTSSKVQLGKMKDSLDNVMDYLVNNTPLNWLVGPFYPRMAPEPNRTPASATCCTQDPSFSQSHREEPMEVEMESFHSQQQQ, from the exons AATGTGGTGGAGAGGGTGACCAGCCTTCCTCTGGTGAGCTCCACCTATGATTTGGTGTCCAGCGTGTACACCAACACCAAGGACACCCACCCTTACATCAAGACCGTGTGCGAGGTCGCCGAGCAAGGGGTGCGGACCATCACCTCCGTGGCTCTCACCACCGCTTCACCCATCATTGGCAAGCTGGAGCCTCAGA TTGCCATGGCCAATAACCTGGCCTGTAAAGGTTTGGACAAGATTGAGAAAACCTTGCCGATTCTTCACCAGCCGTCTGAGCAG ATCGTCTCCAGTGCCAAGGGTGTGGTAACCAGCGCTAAAGACGTCGTGACGGGCACAGTGTCTGGCGCCAAGGACACGGTCTCAGGCACTCTGACCAGCGTCGTGGACAGGACTCGGGGCGCGGTGCAGGATGGGATGGACAAGACTAGGGCGGTTGTCAGCGGGAGCGTCAGCACAGTGCTGGAGAGCAGAGTGGCCCGGATGGTGAGCAGCGGCGTGGACACGGCCCTCAGCACCTCGGAGAGTCTGGTGGAGCAGTACCTGCCTCTGACAGAGGATGAACTGG AATTGGAGGCAAAAACTGTGAAAGGCTTTGACAGGAAGGAGCCAAGCTACTATGTTCGCCTGGGTTCCCTCTCCACAAAGCTCCGAAAGCGGGCGTACACCACGGCCGTGGCCAAAATCAGAGATGGCAAGCAGCGAAGCATGGGATTCATTTCTGAGCTGAACTCCACTGTTGATCTG attGAATACGGCAGAAAGAATATTAACGGGGCTAACCAGATGGTAAATGACAAGCTGAACTCCCTGGTGGCGTGGAAGTCCAATGGTCCAACCCAGGAGAATGGTCACGAGGCAGAG GTTATCGAGTCTCGCACCTTGACCCTGGCACGTTCCCTCACCCACCAGCTCCAGACCACCTGTCTGGTCCTGGTCTCCGGCCTGCAGGGCCTCCCCAACCACATCCAGCAGGAGGTGCTCTCCCTCAGCCACCTCGCCACACAGGTCTACAGCGGTTTCAGCAAGGCCAACGCACTGGGAGACCTGCCAGACAGTGTGCTGACCAGCAGCAAAGTCCAGCTGGGCAAAATGAAAGATTCCCTGGACAACGTCATGGATTATCTGGTCAACAACACGCCGCTCAACTGGCTGGTCGGTCCGTTCTACCCCCGGATGGCTCCAGAGCCGAACCGCACACCGGCTTCCGCTACCTGCTGCACACAAGATCCGTCCTTCAGCCAGTCACATCGAGAGGAGCCcatggaggtggagatggagtCATTTcactcccagcagcaacagtga